In one Shewanella loihica PV-4 genomic region, the following are encoded:
- the ubiU gene encoding ubiquinone anaerobic biosynthesis protein UbiU produces the protein MELLCPAGNLASLKVALNAGADAVYLGLKNDTNARSFAGLNFTPEKLAQAAKLTQQAGKKIFLTINTFPKPGEEQRWYQAIDLAADTGVDALIMADLSLLDYAHSRYPHLPLHLSVQASATNLGALSLYKQEFNIDRVVLPRVLSMKQVRDLSKVTPVDLEVFAFGSLCIMAEGRCHLSSYVTGQSPNTGGSCSPAKHVRWQDVGDSQQTRLNDVLIDQSGKDEQMGYPVVCKGRYTTSDSQEASHLLESPTSLNTLSLLPELAKARVVSLKIEGRQRSPAYVEQVTRVWRQAIDTYLNDPAAYTTQAQWDQALAKVSEGQVTTLGAYERTWQ, from the coding sequence ATGGAACTTCTTTGTCCGGCGGGTAACCTCGCCTCCCTCAAGGTCGCCTTAAACGCCGGTGCCGACGCCGTCTACCTTGGGTTGAAAAACGATACCAACGCCCGCTCCTTCGCCGGGCTGAACTTTACGCCGGAAAAATTAGCCCAGGCGGCCAAGCTCACCCAGCAGGCGGGTAAGAAGATTTTTCTGACCATCAATACCTTCCCCAAACCGGGGGAAGAACAACGCTGGTACCAGGCGATCGACCTGGCCGCCGACACAGGGGTCGATGCGCTGATCATGGCCGACCTCTCTCTGCTGGACTATGCCCACAGCCGTTACCCTCACCTGCCGCTGCACCTGTCGGTGCAGGCCAGCGCCACTAACCTGGGGGCACTCAGCCTCTACAAGCAGGAGTTCAACATCGACCGTGTGGTTCTGCCGCGGGTGCTGTCGATGAAACAGGTCAGAGACCTCTCCAAGGTGACCCCCGTGGATCTCGAGGTGTTCGCCTTCGGTAGCCTCTGCATCATGGCCGAGGGGCGCTGCCACCTCTCCTCCTATGTGACGGGCCAGTCCCCCAATACAGGCGGCTCCTGCTCGCCGGCCAAGCATGTACGCTGGCAAGATGTGGGCGACAGCCAGCAGACCCGGCTCAACGACGTGTTGATCGATCAGTCGGGCAAGGATGAGCAGATGGGTTATCCCGTAGTCTGTAAGGGGCGCTACACCACCAGCGACAGCCAGGAGGCCTCGCACCTGCTGGAATCCCCTACCAGTCTCAACACCCTTAGCCTGCTGCCGGAGCTCGCCAAGGCTCGCGTGGTCTCCCTCAAGATTGAGGGGCGTCAACGCAGCCCGGCCTATGTGGAGCAGGTGACCCGGGTCTGGCGTCAGGCGATCGACACCTACCTGAACGACCCAGCGGCCTACACCACCCAGGCCCAGTGGGATCAGGCCCTGGCCAAGGTCTCAGAGGGACAAGTCACCACACTGGGCGCCTATGAGCGCACCTGGCAATAA
- a CDS encoding U32 family peptidase, with amino-acid sequence MKTSLGPIQYCWPKEKVVEFYEAVAQSSVPLVYLGETVCSRRRELKFSDYLALAQMLKAAGKEVVLSTLTLIEAQSEFLELKKQVENGEFTIEANDVGAIYLAKEHGIPFVCGPSINSYNAATLKKFASWGMQRFVMPLELSKAWLTQVLDDLAPRQVEVEVFGHGFMPLAHSARCFTARHKGLTKDKCQTICIENPEGLLVQTQEDQPLLRLNGIQTQSANYMDLCDQQTQMQALGVDYFRISPSSLASIALADKLPAKSASHDRQCNGYWHQLPGLALS; translated from the coding sequence ATGAAAACCTCATTAGGACCGATTCAATATTGCTGGCCCAAAGAGAAGGTGGTCGAATTTTATGAGGCCGTGGCTCAGAGCAGCGTGCCCCTGGTCTATCTGGGCGAGACCGTCTGTAGCCGCCGCCGCGAGCTTAAGTTCAGCGACTATCTCGCTTTAGCCCAGATGCTGAAGGCCGCAGGCAAGGAGGTGGTGCTCTCCACCCTGACGCTTATCGAGGCGCAGTCGGAATTCCTTGAACTCAAGAAGCAGGTAGAAAATGGCGAGTTCACCATAGAGGCTAACGATGTCGGCGCCATCTATCTGGCCAAGGAGCATGGGATCCCCTTCGTCTGTGGGCCCAGCATCAACAGCTATAACGCCGCGACCCTGAAGAAGTTTGCCAGTTGGGGCATGCAACGTTTCGTGATGCCGCTGGAGCTGTCCAAGGCCTGGCTCACCCAGGTGCTTGATGATCTCGCCCCGCGCCAGGTCGAGGTAGAAGTGTTCGGTCATGGCTTCATGCCGCTGGCCCATTCGGCCCGCTGCTTCACCGCCCGCCACAAGGGGCTCACCAAGGATAAGTGTCAGACCATCTGTATCGAAAATCCCGAGGGCTTACTGGTGCAGACTCAGGAAGACCAGCCGCTGCTGCGCCTCAACGGCATACAGACACAGTCGGCCAATTATATGGATCTCTGTGACCAGCAGACTCAGATGCAGGCCTTGGGGGTCGACTATTTCCGTATCTCGCCCTCGTCCCTGGCATCCATCGCCTTGGCCGATAAGTTGCCGGCCAAATCGGCCAGCCACGACAGACAGTGCAACGGCTACTGGCATCAGCTGCCGGGTCTGGCCCTAAGCTAG
- a CDS encoding YjiH family protein has product MAEKQTHNIKTVLTFLVPSIIGLLLFMTPISYQDAITIPIAIVSKGLQNLLGDSIVAIVTAIVVLTAIATLICKAAKPTILNRYPFFRALLDVSPMWALVRVLGAIFIVLTFTGTGPEAIHSGNTGALVLNDLLPVLFCVFIFAGMLLPLLLNFGLLELFGTLLTKVMRPVFNLPGRSAIDCMASWLGDGSVGILKTSKQYESRFYTQREAAVIGTTFSAVSITFSLVVISQVKLEHLFVPFYLTVCLAGVVAAIVVPKLPPLSWKKDHYIDETPRHPDDEVIPHGKGVFAWGLEQALTKAAKAESVGHTLKDGLKNVIDMIFGVIPVVMAIGTVALMIAEYTPIFNYLGMPFIPLLELLQVPEAAEASKTIVVGFADMFIPSILASSIESDMTRFIIAAMSVTQLIYMSEVGALLIGSKIPVNILELFVIFILRTLVTLPVIAGVAHLIF; this is encoded by the coding sequence GTGGCTGAAAAACAAACCCATAACATTAAAACCGTGCTGACGTTTCTAGTCCCTTCCATTATCGGACTGTTACTCTTCATGACCCCCATTAGCTATCAAGATGCCATCACGATCCCCATCGCCATCGTATCTAAGGGGCTGCAAAATCTATTGGGCGATAGCATTGTCGCCATCGTCACCGCCATTGTGGTGCTCACCGCTATCGCGACTCTCATCTGCAAAGCGGCAAAACCCACAATACTCAATCGCTATCCCTTCTTTCGTGCCCTGCTCGACGTCAGCCCCATGTGGGCCCTGGTGCGTGTGCTGGGTGCCATCTTCATCGTGCTGACCTTTACCGGCACTGGGCCCGAGGCGATTCACTCGGGCAATACGGGCGCACTGGTGCTCAACGACCTGCTCCCCGTGCTATTTTGCGTGTTTATCTTTGCCGGCATGTTGCTGCCACTGCTGCTTAACTTCGGCCTGCTGGAGCTGTTCGGCACCCTGCTGACCAAGGTGATGCGCCCTGTGTTCAACCTGCCGGGACGCAGCGCCATCGACTGTATGGCCTCCTGGCTGGGCGATGGCAGCGTCGGTATTCTGAAGACCAGTAAGCAATATGAATCCCGTTTCTACACCCAGAGAGAAGCGGCGGTGATCGGCACCACCTTCTCGGCAGTCTCTATCACCTTCTCGCTGGTGGTGATCTCTCAGGTTAAGCTCGAGCACCTGTTCGTGCCCTTCTATCTGACCGTCTGTTTGGCCGGTGTGGTCGCGGCCATCGTTGTGCCTAAGCTGCCCCCGCTCTCTTGGAAGAAAGATCACTACATAGATGAGACCCCACGTCATCCCGACGATGAGGTGATCCCTCATGGTAAGGGCGTCTTCGCCTGGGGCTTGGAGCAGGCACTGACCAAGGCGGCCAAGGCCGAAAGCGTGGGTCATACCCTGAAAGATGGTCTGAAGAACGTGATCGACATGATCTTCGGCGTGATCCCTGTGGTGATGGCCATAGGTACGGTCGCCCTGATGATCGCCGAATACACGCCTATTTTTAACTATCTGGGCATGCCATTCATTCCACTGCTTGAGCTGCTACAGGTGCCGGAAGCCGCCGAAGCTTCTAAGACCATAGTAGTGGGCTTTGCCGACATGTTCATCCCGTCGATCCTGGCCAGCTCCATCGAGTCGGACATGACCCGCTTCATCATCGCCGCCATGTCGGTGACCCAGCTGATCTACATGAGTGAAGTAGGCGCCCTGCTGATTGGCAGCAAGATCCCGGTCAATATCCTAGAGCTGTTTGTCATCTTTATCCTAAGAACCCTGGTCACCCTGCCGGTGATCGCAGGTGTCGCCCACCTTATCTTCTAA
- a CDS encoding sensor histidine kinase, which yields MRALILSLLLLLLVSQPSLAFSYQPQFDSFGAKEGLSMNTVTDIVNDKEGHLWIATQAGLNRYDGKRFKIFDTQGDNRGPSAKYIKKLHFSRSTLWLITRNEGINRYHADSSIFEPFNASNSPLPDDIVDLDEDAQGNLWIATADNRLLYFSPASNKLLATLDSSTTQGLPSGRINTLYRDRQDRLWIGTLNGLASLKQTEDEISVTQYAPEVLRGVSAIEAGKSNTLWVGTQTRGLFLLDITNDQAMAIAAVPASPAFSISALRRDKFGSLWIGFRAQGLARYEPSRNEIHRLNASAENRYSINSPVITSLWIDNEQQLWIGSKGGGLSKTFLDAQYFGHIHGFSFNDNNLLNVDIRSLLEDSQGTLWVGTASGVYRGLKNPRGELTGFIPFHVQNPALSQAFISFIKEDELGQLWIGTRGDGLFIYTADKQSYIHYLADAKSPNSLPSNQLYSLYFDRQGTPWITSSDGGIARYAGIATGFIAVPLPIKTVTDMLQDGDGNYWLTSSSDGLLRLAANGEITHFASHTPHALPKQHLFSIVAGDKHSLWIASNEGLLHFNTQDFSSRLLTTADGLIDDTIYLLFADQRRHLWLGTTKGLTQLDPDSLKTTNYTDIDGIQDNEFNFGAAALGRNNTLYLGGVNGFNHFNPAQLPRRQPPTLPVITDLFVLGQAQGLPDMDQGTPRLPPSLALPHTADIFSLHYHSPDLHNATRLSYQYRLLGLNDTWIAGSPEQVAYFTGLNPGNYLFEIRAKDINQQYSPIRRLKIMLEPAPWQSPFAYTLYFTLTLMLVSLIFYRKWSQYQQQAALLHEVAESEQRLQLALWGSGDEFWDWNIVHGNATRTNTFLKYPEQEQELKKTIATCVHPDDIPKVSRVAKECINDQIDKFSLTYRGLAPDGEWLWVLNRGQVVERDEAGKAVRIAGTIKNIQQQKETEHALRELNQRLEQRVNERTLELQQRNDELKHTLDELEHTQGELMDKEKMAALGGLVASITHEVNTPIGISVTAASHLQESVKHFDQLYRRGEITEEDFEQYQNEVAECCRLILANLERASKLIASFKQVSVDQSHEDVREFDLHAYLEEIFISLNPMLSRTPHEYSYQCPEKLIIQSTPGAFYQIVSNLFNNSVIHAYPDGKSGKLSLDVARTDQGICITYQDDGCGMSQEVQAQVFQPFFTTKRGKGGSGLGMNIVSNIVTQVLKGEISIDSQEGRGSTFIIHLPDSLIVR from the coding sequence ATGAGAGCACTCATTCTCTCACTCCTGCTATTGCTACTGGTGAGCCAGCCCAGCCTAGCCTTCAGCTATCAGCCGCAGTTTGATTCCTTCGGCGCCAAGGAGGGGCTGTCGATGAACACGGTCACAGATATCGTCAACGACAAGGAGGGACATCTGTGGATCGCCACCCAGGCCGGGCTCAACCGCTACGATGGTAAGCGTTTCAAGATCTTCGACACCCAGGGGGATAATCGCGGCCCCTCGGCCAAATATATCAAGAAGCTGCATTTCAGCCGCAGTACCCTCTGGCTAATCACCCGCAACGAAGGGATCAACCGCTATCATGCCGACAGCAGCATCTTCGAGCCCTTCAACGCCAGTAACAGCCCGCTGCCCGACGATATCGTCGATCTCGATGAAGATGCCCAGGGTAACCTATGGATCGCCACCGCCGACAATCGCCTGCTCTACTTCTCCCCCGCCAGCAACAAGCTGCTGGCGACCCTGGACAGCAGCACGACCCAGGGACTGCCCAGCGGGCGCATCAACACCCTGTATCGCGACCGGCAGGATAGGCTCTGGATAGGCACGCTCAACGGTCTCGCCAGCCTCAAGCAGACAGAAGATGAGATTAGCGTCACCCAATACGCGCCAGAGGTGCTGCGCGGCGTCTCCGCCATCGAGGCGGGTAAGAGCAACACCCTCTGGGTCGGCACCCAGACCCGCGGCCTGTTCCTGCTGGATATCACCAATGATCAGGCCATGGCGATCGCCGCCGTGCCCGCCAGCCCCGCCTTCTCCATCTCAGCCCTCAGGCGGGATAAGTTCGGCAGCCTCTGGATAGGCTTTCGCGCCCAGGGACTGGCCAGATATGAGCCTAGCCGCAACGAGATCCACAGGCTCAACGCCTCCGCCGAGAACCGCTACAGCATCAACAGCCCAGTCATCACCTCCTTGTGGATAGACAACGAGCAGCAGCTGTGGATCGGCAGCAAGGGCGGCGGCCTGAGTAAGACCTTTCTCGACGCCCAATATTTCGGTCATATCCATGGTTTTAGCTTCAACGACAATAACCTGCTCAACGTGGACATTCGCAGCCTGCTGGAGGACAGCCAGGGCACCCTCTGGGTCGGCACCGCCAGCGGCGTCTACCGGGGGCTGAAAAATCCCAGGGGCGAGCTGACGGGCTTCATCCCCTTCCATGTGCAAAACCCCGCCCTGAGTCAGGCCTTCATCAGCTTCATCAAGGAGGATGAGCTAGGTCAGCTGTGGATCGGCACCCGGGGCGATGGCCTCTTCATCTATACCGCCGACAAGCAGAGCTATATTCACTATCTGGCCGATGCCAAGAGCCCCAACAGCCTCCCCAGCAATCAGCTCTATTCGCTCTATTTCGACAGGCAGGGGACCCCCTGGATCACCAGCAGCGATGGTGGCATCGCCAGATATGCCGGCATAGCCACAGGCTTTATCGCCGTGCCTCTGCCCATCAAGACGGTCACCGACATGCTGCAGGACGGCGACGGCAACTACTGGCTCACCTCCTCCAGCGACGGCCTGCTGAGGCTCGCGGCCAATGGCGAGATCACTCACTTCGCCAGCCACACGCCCCATGCCTTGCCCAAGCAACACCTCTTCTCCATAGTGGCGGGAGACAAACACAGCCTGTGGATCGCCAGCAACGAGGGGCTACTGCACTTCAATACCCAAGACTTCAGCAGCCGACTGCTTACCACGGCAGATGGCCTGATCGACGACACCATCTATTTGCTGTTTGCCGACCAGCGCCGTCACCTCTGGCTCGGCACCACCAAGGGGCTAACCCAACTCGACCCGGACAGCCTGAAGACCACCAACTACACAGATATCGACGGCATACAAGATAACGAGTTCAACTTCGGCGCCGCGGCGCTTGGGCGTAACAACACCCTCTATCTTGGCGGCGTCAACGGCTTTAACCATTTCAATCCGGCCCAGCTGCCCCGCCGTCAGCCGCCGACCCTACCGGTGATCACAGATCTCTTTGTGCTGGGTCAGGCCCAAGGGCTACCCGACATGGACCAGGGCACGCCAAGACTGCCCCCTTCGCTGGCGCTGCCCCATACCGCCGATATCTTCTCGCTGCACTACCACAGCCCGGATCTGCACAACGCCACCCGGCTCAGCTATCAGTACCGCCTGCTCGGGCTCAACGACACCTGGATAGCGGGCTCGCCGGAGCAGGTCGCCTACTTTACCGGCCTCAACCCGGGCAACTATCTGTTTGAGATCCGCGCCAAGGATATCAACCAGCAATACAGCCCCATCAGGCGCCTCAAGATCATGCTCGAACCTGCCCCATGGCAGTCCCCCTTCGCCTACACCTTGTACTTCACCCTGACCCTGATGCTGGTAAGCCTGATCTTCTATCGCAAGTGGTCCCAGTATCAGCAACAGGCCGCCCTGCTGCACGAGGTGGCCGAGAGCGAGCAGCGCCTGCAGCTGGCCCTGTGGGGCAGCGGCGATGAGTTTTGGGACTGGAATATCGTTCATGGCAATGCAACCCGTACCAACACCTTCCTCAAGTATCCCGAGCAGGAACAGGAGCTGAAGAAGACCATAGCCACCTGTGTCCACCCGGACGACATCCCCAAGGTGTCACGGGTCGCCAAGGAGTGCATCAACGACCAGATAGATAAGTTCTCCCTCACCTATCGCGGCCTGGCGCCCGACGGCGAGTGGCTCTGGGTGCTCAATCGTGGTCAGGTGGTAGAGCGTGACGAGGCGGGCAAGGCGGTACGCATCGCGGGGACCATCAAGAACATTCAGCAGCAGAAAGAGACGGAGCACGCCCTGCGCGAGCTCAATCAGCGTCTGGAGCAGCGCGTCAACGAGCGCACCCTTGAGCTGCAACAGCGCAACGACGAGCTGAAACACACCCTGGATGAGCTGGAACATACCCAGGGCGAGTTGATGGACAAGGAGAAGATGGCGGCCCTTGGCGGCCTGGTGGCCAGCATCACTCACGAGGTCAATACTCCCATAGGGATCAGCGTCACCGCCGCCTCCCACCTGCAGGAGAGCGTCAAACACTTCGACCAGCTCTATCGCCGCGGCGAGATCACCGAAGAGGATTTCGAGCAGTATCAGAATGAAGTGGCCGAGTGCTGCCGACTGATCCTGGCCAATCTGGAGCGCGCCTCTAAGCTTATCGCCAGCTTCAAACAGGTCTCTGTGGATCAGTCCCACGAAGATGTACGCGAGTTCGACCTGCATGCCTACCTGGAGGAGATCTTCATCTCCCTCAACCCCATGCTGTCACGCACGCCCCATGAGTACAGCTATCAATGTCCGGAGAAGCTGATCATCCAGAGCACCCCGGGGGCCTTCTACCAGATCGTCAGTAACCTGTTCAACAACTCGGTGATCCACGCCTACCCCGACGGCAAATCTGGCAAGCTCAGCCTAGACGTCGCTCGAACCGACCAGGGGATCTGCATCACCTATCAGGACGATGGTTGCGGCATGTCCCAGGAGGTTCAGGCCCAGGTGTTCCAGCCCTTCTTCACCACCAAGCGCGGCAAGGGCGGCAGCGGCCTGGGGATGAATATCGTCTCCAACATAGTCACTCAGGTCCTCAAGGGCGAGATCAGCATAGACTCCCAGGAGGGGCGCGGCAGCACCTTCATCATACATTTGCCCGACAGCCTGATCGTTCGCTAG
- a CDS encoding GNAT family N-acyltransferase, with translation MQKMIFTVDDVVANNLPKLNQSPWLATPTKALLRYFLMEKECHAITQEFDYLEGVDFIEQVLASFNFTYSMPSTEVENIPSEGRVVIYANHPIGSLDALAMIKLISKVRPDIKVVANELLMALEPLHSILLPVRNMTGGTPKQHLEKIHQHLKSEGAVLIFPSGEVSRLRPNGVRDLHWHSGFLKIAKACQAPLLPMFADAKNSATFYGASMIYKPLASLLLVKEMFKQAKRTMPLRIGQLIPKEVVASSDFPLKTQVKLLKNHLYRIGKNRSPLFKTQNAIAHPESRSDLIEALSQCELLGQTHDEKLIYLYRHKQSNPIMREIGRLREIAFRAVGEGSGKRRDTDKYDADYLHLVLWDHKALEIVGAYRFASAKSLYQDEHKGLYSQSLFQYRDEFAPYFEQGLELGRSFVQPKYWGKRSLDYLWFGIGAFLAKHPEYRYLFGPVSISDALPEQAKAMLVYFYQTHFCPVQELAHANSRYSFTPEQHEQLDSLFPGEDYQAEFKLLKQALASMGAAVPALYKQYGELCDGLGVSFLDFGIDAEFGDCIDGLVLVDTHKLKAKKRARYIDCHLPELNTGGEDCPLK, from the coding sequence ATGCAAAAGATGATTTTCACCGTAGACGATGTGGTAGCCAACAACCTGCCCAAGCTCAATCAGAGCCCCTGGCTGGCGACCCCCACCAAGGCGCTGCTGCGCTATTTCCTGATGGAAAAAGAGTGCCATGCCATCACCCAGGAGTTCGATTACCTGGAGGGGGTAGACTTTATCGAGCAGGTCCTGGCCAGCTTCAACTTCACCTACAGCATGCCCAGCACAGAGGTGGAGAATATCCCCAGCGAGGGGCGGGTGGTGATCTATGCCAACCACCCTATCGGCTCACTGGACGCCCTGGCGATGATCAAGCTGATCAGCAAGGTGCGCCCCGACATCAAGGTGGTGGCCAACGAGCTACTGATGGCCCTGGAGCCGCTGCACTCCATCCTGCTGCCGGTGCGTAACATGACGGGCGGCACCCCCAAACAGCATCTGGAGAAGATCCACCAACACCTCAAGAGCGAAGGCGCCGTGCTGATCTTCCCCTCCGGCGAAGTCTCACGCCTGCGCCCCAACGGCGTGAGGGACCTGCACTGGCACAGCGGCTTTCTGAAGATCGCCAAGGCCTGTCAGGCGCCGCTGCTGCCCATGTTTGCCGATGCCAAGAACTCGGCCACCTTCTACGGTGCCTCGATGATCTACAAGCCCCTGGCCAGCCTGCTGCTTGTCAAGGAGATGTTCAAGCAGGCCAAGCGCACCATGCCCCTGCGCATAGGCCAGCTGATCCCCAAGGAGGTGGTGGCTAGCAGCGACTTCCCGCTCAAGACCCAGGTGAAGCTGCTGAAGAATCATCTCTACCGTATCGGCAAGAACCGCAGCCCACTGTTTAAGACCCAGAACGCCATCGCCCACCCTGAGTCGCGCAGCGATCTGATCGAGGCGCTGTCTCAGTGCGAACTGCTGGGCCAGACCCATGACGAGAAACTCATCTATCTCTACCGCCACAAGCAGAGCAATCCCATCATGCGTGAGATAGGCAGGCTGAGAGAGATCGCCTTTCGCGCCGTGGGCGAAGGCAGCGGCAAGCGCCGCGACACAGACAAGTACGACGCCGACTACCTGCATCTGGTGCTCTGGGATCACAAGGCGCTGGAGATCGTCGGCGCCTACCGTTTCGCCAGTGCCAAGAGCCTCTACCAGGATGAGCATAAGGGCCTCTACAGCCAGTCGCTGTTTCAGTACCGCGACGAGTTCGCCCCCTACTTCGAGCAGGGGCTGGAGCTGGGACGCAGCTTTGTGCAGCCTAAGTATTGGGGCAAGCGCAGCCTGGATTACCTCTGGTTCGGCATAGGCGCCTTCCTCGCCAAACATCCAGAGTATCGTTACCTGTTCGGTCCCGTCTCCATCAGCGACGCCCTGCCGGAGCAGGCCAAGGCGATGTTGGTCTACTTCTACCAGACCCACTTCTGCCCGGTGCAGGAGCTGGCCCACGCCAACAGCCGCTACAGCTTTACCCCAGAGCAGCACGAACAGTTAGATAGCCTCTTCCCCGGCGAAGACTATCAGGCGGAATTTAAGCTGCTCAAGCAGGCGCTGGCCAGCATGGGCGCGGCCGTGCCCGCCCTGTACAAACAGTATGGCGAGCTGTGCGACGGTTTAGGGGTTAGCTTCCTCGACTTCGGCATAGACGCCGAGTTTGGCGACTGCATCGACGGCCTGGTACTGGTGGACACCCACAAACTCAAGGCCAAGAAGCGTGCCCGTTACATAGACTGCCACCTGCCCGAACTCAACACGGGCGGCGAAGACTGCCCGTTGAAATAG
- the dapE gene encoding succinyl-diaminopimelate desuccinylase, which produces MPLASQASQSDPFYVDSAQFQLTQGKHNQGELSQEDLSQEDLSQEDLSQHKAVRYCRELMRRPSITPEDAGCQQWLGERLVAMGFDVSHYQDKGVSNLLASFDERPAQLALAGHTDVVPPGDLSRWQTPPFAATLVDGMLIGRGAVDMKSGLAVMLAAVEDHIACYGLPKANWQFIVTSDEEGEAEHGTRTLVERLKAQSRLPKYCVVAEPTADKQAGDVIKIGRRGAISARLTLKGKQGHVAYPKNAVNALHMAARVMQALEALIWDEGSDDFPGTSLQVTHVDSGAFTDNIVPGSCEICFNIRYSYRYSEAGIMARIQACLDGLSLGEDAISLRWERGCQPYHTQENDEQSLIAQVEAAIFEVTASFPRLSTSGGTSDGRFLSSPQTQVIELGLPNRTIHQVNERVELAQIVRLYRIYRALLTRFHD; this is translated from the coding sequence ATGCCATTGGCATCCCAGGCCAGCCAATCCGACCCTTTCTATGTCGATTCCGCTCAATTTCAGCTCACCCAAGGCAAGCATAATCAAGGCGAGCTAAGCCAGGAAGATCTAAGCCAGGAAGATCTAAGCCAGGAAGATCTCAGCCAGCACAAGGCGGTGCGTTACTGCCGTGAGCTGATGCGCCGCCCCTCAATCACCCCGGAAGATGCCGGTTGCCAGCAGTGGTTAGGGGAAAGGCTTGTCGCAATGGGTTTCGACGTCAGCCACTATCAGGATAAAGGGGTGAGCAACCTGCTGGCCTCCTTCGATGAGCGCCCGGCGCAGCTGGCGCTGGCCGGGCATACGGATGTGGTGCCGCCCGGGGATCTGAGCCGCTGGCAGACGCCGCCGTTTGCCGCCACCTTAGTGGATGGCATGCTGATTGGCCGCGGCGCGGTGGACATGAAATCTGGCCTGGCGGTGATGCTGGCGGCGGTCGAGGACCATATTGCCTGTTATGGCCTGCCCAAGGCCAACTGGCAGTTTATCGTCACCAGCGACGAAGAGGGCGAGGCGGAACATGGTACCCGCACCCTGGTCGAGCGCCTCAAGGCTCAGTCACGTCTGCCCAAGTACTGTGTGGTGGCCGAGCCGACCGCCGATAAGCAGGCGGGCGATGTGATTAAGATTGGTCGTCGCGGCGCCATCTCGGCGCGGCTAACGCTCAAGGGCAAGCAGGGACACGTGGCCTATCCCAAGAACGCCGTCAACGCCCTGCATATGGCGGCGCGGGTGATGCAGGCATTGGAAGCTCTCATTTGGGATGAAGGTAGCGACGACTTTCCCGGTACCAGCCTGCAGGTGACCCATGTGGATTCGGGGGCGTTTACCGACAACATTGTGCCAGGCAGCTGCGAGATCTGCTTCAACATCCGCTACAGCTATCGTTACAGCGAGGCGGGGATCATGGCGCGGATCCAGGCCTGTCTCGACGGGCTTTCCCTGGGGGAGGATGCCATCAGCCTGCGCTGGGAGCGTGGCTGTCAGCCCTATCATACCCAGGAAAATGATGAGCAGAGCCTGATCGCTCAGGTGGAGGCGGCGATCTTCGAGGTCACCGCCAGCTTTCCGCGCCTCTCCACCTCAGGGGGCACCTCAGACGGACGTTTTTTGTCATCGCCTCAGACTCAGGTGATCGAGCTGGGGCTTCCCAATCGCACCATACATCAGGTCAACGAGCGGGTGGAACTGGCGCAGATAGTGCGTCTCTATCGTATCTATCGCGCCCTGCTAACGCGTTTTCATGACTAG
- a CDS encoding CBS domain-containing protein: MATRVSEIMSTRVVTIEMDDRLTIVKEIFDSAPFHHLLVIENDSLQGVLSERDYLRTLSPHIGSIGETERDSDTLQRRAHQVMSRDPITIAPEADIKTAGQLMLAHDIGCLPVMAFSKIVGIITWKDLLRAFCHDELVPQQE, translated from the coding sequence ATGGCAACACGGGTATCGGAGATCATGAGCACCAGGGTCGTCACCATAGAGATGGACGACAGGCTTACCATAGTCAAAGAGATCTTTGACAGCGCCCCCTTTCATCATCTGCTGGTGATCGAGAACGACAGCTTGCAAGGCGTGCTATCTGAGCGCGACTATCTGCGCACCCTCAGCCCCCATATCGGCAGCATAGGCGAGACGGAGCGCGACAGCGACACCCTGCAGCGCCGCGCCCATCAGGTGATGAGCCGGGATCCCATCACCATAGCCCCCGAGGCCGACATCAAGACCGCCGGGCAACTCATGCTGGCCCACGACATCGGCTGCCTGCCTGTGATGGCATTTAGCAAGATAGTAGGCATCATCACCTGGAAAGATCTGCTGCGGGCCTTCTGCCATGATGAGCTGGTTCCCCAACAGGAATAG